The following nucleotide sequence is from Phacochoerus africanus isolate WHEZ1 chromosome 6, ROS_Pafr_v1, whole genome shotgun sequence.
TAGTTTCAACAGATCCTTAAAGCTGGAACTCCTTGCCTGTGTTGGCCTGTGCACCTGCCTTACATCGTGGAGCCTTTTCAGTGTTCGTGGTTGGGAGTCCTTTGAGATGGAGAAAACGGGAGTCCGGATTCTTTCTTGGATTTGAAGTGCCCTGAACACAAGAGCTGGATTTCTGTAACTCAGTGGCTCTTGATAAGGGAGGGTGGGTGGATtttgcacccccccacacaccccctgATGTGATGGTCTAGAGACGTGTTTCATCGCCCTGTCAGGGAAGAGGGGGGCTGTGTTTGATGCTGTCATCTAATGCGTAGAGCTCAGGGATGATGCTTAACATCCTACCATGCACAGGACAGCGCTCCCCAAACAAAGTATCCGGCTCCAAAAGTCACTACTGGGGAGGGTGAGAAGCCCTGTTTTGCTACAAAATGCTTAAGACTCTACTCATTGGAAACTAAGATGCTACTCATCGGAAACAGCTCCTGGGCTTTTGACAGAACAAAAGAAACCTCTGAGGAATGTGGATGGGATGCTGTGGGAAGAACTGATGGATGAAATTCTTGCTCAAGCCAGGCTTTTTATCCAGGTGAGGTCAAGTCGGAAGGCCTTCCAGTGACTAAGGGCTCAATCTTCATTCCAGCCTGGAAAGCAGTCCTGATTGAAAGCCTCTCCTCCCTGGTACTTCCTCTCCCTCTGGCTGAGGAGACCCAAGGAACCACACTAGTGGTAAGCCGGCTGGGTTGCATCCATACACCAATggtcatttctctctcctttttcttcttttcttttttttttttttttttttttttggtttttagggctgcacccacagcatatggaggttcccaacctaggggtccaatcagagctacagcggctggctacagccacagcaatatcagatccaagccgcgtctgcaacccacaccacagctcatggcaaggccggatccttaacctcccaagcgaggccagggatcaaacccttgccttcatgcttcctagtcggattcgtttctgctgtgccacgacgggaacccctggtGGCCATTTGCGATATCTGCTCATCTCGGTGTCCTTGAAGCCAGCACTTACCCTGGTACCTGAACTTCCTAGCTCCCTTACTCCTAGATTCAGTGTTTTGCCTGAGCCATTTTCTAACACCAGGCACGTCATCCCTCTTCTGCCTGCCATTCCAGGTCCCCTCACTCCATCAATTCCTCCTCCTCCAACCCCCACTCGCTCACCCCAGCTGACCACATTGACTCCTGTTTGTGTTTCCCTTCCACTAATTCTTGCTCTGTTTGAGCCTGAACTTGCCTTGCCTTTGTGGTCCACCTCCCTTATCAAATGGGCAGCTCCCCAAGGCCAGTCATTATCTCTTCCTCCTATTTCTCTCCTTAGGGATGAACATCTCACTGCCAAAAGcaaaatgtatattatgtatattttgtaaCATACAAAGTGTTTTTAATAATgtatctcattttattctcaaTATGAGCCAGATAGGTATATGTTTTTTAAccacattttatagatgcagGAACCAAGTGTCAGGGAAATTGCCCAAGCTAAGAGCTCTCTGCTAGTAAGACGTGGAGCTGGGGTCAAACTCACATCTCCTGATGCCTTTCCTAtactctctctcttcctgcttgCTGTTCACAGTTTCACCCACCTCTGGGCCCCTTTGTCCTACACACTGAGCTCAGAACCCCTCTCCTTCTATGCCTGCCCAAATCATCTTCACTGCTacatttattcttatttcaaaAGCAGTTCAGATATTTCCATAtgttatacaatttttaaaaatgtgtccatgatttattttgtgtttttctttttccttttttttttgcttttttgttcgtttgtttgtttttttagggccaaacccactgcatatggaggttctcaggccaggggtcaaatcggagatacagctaccagcctatgccacagtcacagcaatgctagatccaagcctcattttcaacttacaccacagctcacagcaacaccagatccttaacccactgagcgaggccagggattgaacacttgtcctcatggttcctagttggatttatttctgctgtgccatgataaaCTCCCAAGAGTTCATCACTTTTTGCCAAACAATCTCACTCTTGGCCCATATTAAGATTTTAATCAACCAAGCTCTATCCATCTGTGTGAATCCAGCAAATACTCATCATCTTCTATCTTAAATGCAATTAAACtttaaattaaatgcaaaacttcacatttatcttttatattgttATCTTGTCAAATTTGGGCCATTATTCTAACTCATGTTGAATCAGTATCTACTCTTCAATTTTCCCCCATAACTTGAAGTCATCTGGAATTTTgaacagtttattctttttttttttttttttttttttttaatggcagcacctgtggatggaagttcctgggctaggggcaaattggagctgtagcttctggcctacaccacagccacagtcacatccgagtcacatctgtgacctgtgccacagcttgtggcaatactggatccttaatgcactgaacaaggccagggaactGGTTAGTTTGTTCTTAAGTCTTCCTCTAAGAGGAAGACTTGATAAGAAGTTCATTAGAGCAGGCTAAGGGTGGAGTCTACAGACCAGATAAATGGAGTAtgggcttttctttgtctttcctggTTCCCAACATATTAAAAGTGTTAGGAAccaggaaagaaagagatggtCAATGGGGGAAGAAATATCCCTCCCTGGGCTGTCATTTTGCCAGTCGTGCTGACAGCCTACCTGCTTGTTATCTCTTTCTGgaacattttctcttccttctattCAGTAGATAATTCCCAATTGTCAAGTCATCTCCTCCAGGCGCTTGATGCCCTCAAAGGCCCCTCTTATGGGCTTCCTGGGTACCCTGCACCTCCCATGTTGAAGCTCTCATAAACTCTCTTGTCTCTCAAACTCTGAGTGAGACAGCATCTGCCTTGCTCACCATTGCATTTCTGGGCAAGCATATTTCCTGGCAGAGAGCCGAGTCTCCATAAATATTTGGCAAATAACTGGATTGGTTGATATAAGTcattaagtgttttgttttgttttgttttgtttcctgacaTATGCAACACTGGAAAACAGAGGAAAGGTGCAAACCCAGCCCAGGGCACCTATGACAGGGTGTAGTGAGGAACGTGATGGGTGGGTTTGGCACAGCATGGGCCATTCCTAGGCCTCAAGGTACTTCTAGCTTAGTCTTCCAGGTCAGGAAGCTTCTGCTCTTGGAGGAATGAGGTTGATGGCCGCTGGTGATGGGGCAACCTGCAGGTTATCATCATGCATCACCCTCTCTTCCTAACTCATTTCAGGCCAGAGGCATGTGGATTCTCTGGGATGTCCACCAGGTCAGAAATCAGGCGTATGCAATGGCCAAGATCAAAGCTGCTCACCTCCTGGCTATTCTCCTATACGTCCATGTGGTATCTACCTGTGCATTGCCTGTCTTATGATTCCTATCAGCCTCCCACCTATGCCATTATAAACAGCTAAGCTATTCCCTTATGCATGATGGTTCTATTTGCTTATTCATCCAGGACTATTCTAGTCTATTGGACAAACTATGGGGTGTGGCATTTCTCCCTCTCAATGTGTAAGTGATGCCTAGATAAAGGACAGATATACCAAAGCTCAGCCTCCCAGTAAAAATATGCATTACATATACCAGACAACTGCTCTCCCTCAGACACTTAAAAGAACCCCATTCTGGGTATTTTTACTGGCAGTGGGACTGGAAGAGGTGCTTCATCTTGAGGTGCTTCTAGACTACTAGAAGGAATAGGAATTTGACCCCACACAGAGGGTAATTACATAATTACATAAAAACCTCCCGCCAAAAGATTTTTAACAGTCAGCACCATTTGGTCACCATATCCACATCCCATTCAAGCTGTGGCCAGGTGTGTGCAAGTTTCCTCTTTCCTTGAGGACATGGAATAAGCTCAGATACTTGGGTATTCACAATCATGATGGTCCCCCTCCAGCTGATcagaataattttcaaatgaagGTCCCAGGTTTTATTGCTGGAAATTCAAATTAAGTAGGTCTGGGGTGAATCCTGGAATTCTAGTCTTTCTGCGAGTTCCCAGATTATTTCACCCTAGCTTTGTTCCTGCGACAGAGGAATTATGGATAAGGATAACTTATTTGGTCTGAAGAGAACCCCTGAGGACATTTGGTGCAACTTCCTCACTCTACACTGAGAATGCTAATTTCAGGAAGAGAGGCTTAGCAAGAGGGAAGGAACAGAGACTTGCAGAGAAATATAAGCAGGACTCCAAGGTGGGCGGCAAGATCATCAGACCCCGAATGTCTTATGTTCCCTAGGACTACTTAGCCCTCACTTCACAAAGCTGGGCCCTCATTCTGAGGCAGTGTGGCTGGATGCCAGGCACAGGAGTCTGGCCAACCTCTGCCTCACACTGCTGGTGACTTGGCCAGTGCACTGGCACTTCTGTCAGTAGTGCACTGAACTGTGAGATGGTAATGGGCTGCCTCAGATTTGTGTGAGATTCAAGGCAACTCTCTTGCAGCTCTTTgacgcccccccccctttttttcttttagggtcgcacctgcagcttatggaagttcccaggctaggggttgaatcagagctgcagctgccggcctacgccacagccacagctatgcgggatccaagtcgtgtctacaccacggctcatggcaatgccagatccttaacgcactgagtgaggccagggatcgaacccacatccttatggatactagttgggtttttaacccactgagccacattgggaactccttgttgaactcctttaaaaaatgttataaatggtCTTTTTTGCTCTGGAATGGGACTGTTCAGCCCTGATCCAGGAGACACTTTAAGATTTGTTCAAATGGTTGGcatagaaagaaaaggcagagtgTTGGGAGGCAGGTCATCCGTgaagggctggaggctggggagtggaggagATGCCTGGGCAGGGCCATCGAAAGCCAGGATTGAAGGACTGCCGGGTATCCTGAATCTTGATCCTGAGGTTACTGTCCCCAGTgccaaatgtattttcaaagccCCAAGCTTTTAAAGCACACCAACAGAGACAACAGGTACAGAGgcacatcctgagaaagaagcaAAGTCCCCACAGGGACCTGCAGACACATCACCCTGGGTACCCCTTCTCTGAGCTGCTGTAGATGAGCTGTGACTTTTTGCTGTGGGCCTGCCTGGAGGCTCAGGGCCGGACATCCTATCAGAGGAAGTTAAGGACCTTTGAGCCCATGTCAGACCAGCACTTCAGGAGAGAGAATATCTGGCCCTGAGCTTCTCTGGCTACAGAGAGATGGTGCCACAACCCAGGTCTATGAGGGAGCACCAGGCTGTCAGGGGTTCCCTGGTTCGGTTACAGCCCAACTCACCCAGAAACCCCTCTATTCTACCATCTTCCCAGTCCCTTTCCATAGCCAGGCCTAGTTATCCTGGAACCAGAGTCTGTCCCCAAAGAGCACAGCTCATGGTTCATTGCAGTGAAGAGCCTGTGTGATAGTGACCTGGTCCCTACACTTGGGGAGGGTGTGGCTTCTTTGGAGTGAATGCCTCACAGCCAGGCTGTGTTTCTTCTGAAGCTTGAGGGGATGAGCTGCTCCCCTCTCACCCCCAGACAGGGAGGTCCTTGTCCAGCAGCGTGTTTGTGAGAACAGGGGCTAGATCTAAGTGACTTCTGGGgcttccaggcctctctccattCTGCTATGTCACCCCTACCCAGGGGCTGGGTGATGGAAACCTACGCATGCTCCATGGGAGCCCTGCCAGGCCCTTGGGCCATGTGCCAAGGAGTGGGTACAGTCCCAGAGCAACCTGGATTTTAAGAGAGGAAGCCACGTGGAACTGGTGAAAATAACTTGTGAGATAATTCCAAAATGTTGTTGGGAAAATGACTGGGTTGATACAGGAAAGACCTATGGAAGAGGCTGGGACCAAGATGAGCAGTGCCGTGTGTAACAGGAAAGAGTATAGGCTGGGGATCCTGTCTGGCTGAACAGCTTACACAAGTCACATAAATCCTGTGTGCTTAGGCTTCCATCTCTGCAAAATGGGAAGATGATAACGCCTGTGTGATGGGCTGCTGTGGAGAGGAGAGGATATGTCTACACACAAGCATACACAACACACATTCACATACCTATTCATTTTCTACCTGCATGAGGTGCTTCACTAACTCAGTAATAACCAAACATTACTGGGTATCAGAAATACCCAGGGTGAGGGCTGATTAAAACACAGCTTTCCAAACCTCACTCCCAGAGTCTCAGCTTCAGTGGATCTGGAGTGATACATGGGCATTTCTAACAAGGTCCTAGGCGATgctaatgctgctggtctgggtACCACACTGAGAACCAGTGTGCTAGGCCATAAGCTCTGTGAGAGCAAGCATTATGTCCCTTTTGCCAGTATCTTCCTAGCAGTAAGCATTTAAtatttgtcaattaaaaaaaatgaataagtggaTTTCACATAAGAGCCTTGGTTTTCCTTTATATAACACAGGCTTTTACTAAGTGGACTCTCAGGTCTTCACCATCGACCCTGTGGGACTAGATCCCTTGGGGGAGGGAAATACATCTGCAGAGTCAGGCCCTGGATTTGTGGTTCCTAACTATGGAGCTGGATCTGGGGGGCCCCCTGGGGTTTTGGCCTGTGTGGAGGAGGCCACTCTTGCCAAGGCCAAAGCTACCTCCTGCTGTCCTAATAGGAACCTCTTTCATCCTCTACACACCAGGGTGGCTCAGGATACTCTCCCTCTCTGGGGAGGGCCCATCCCCAGCAACACTCATTTCCCAGCATCCCCTGTGGCATCCATGTGCTGGGAGTAGAAGGAAGAGGCATCTCATCCTTTCTGCCCCTCCAAATCCTACCTTCATGCACCCAAGCCCACCCATGCCTAGTGGAGTTTGGGAGCAAAGAAGGAATGCGAAGTCAGCCTCagatatttccttttctattatgtcaaaaaaaaaaaaaaaaagagggagcgagcgagagagagaaagctAATCATTTATTCTGAACAAAAGAAGAGTATCTCCTGTACAAACTATCCCAGAGAGCCTCCATGGgctcctcctccccgccctcAGCTCCACAGATGTTGCATGGCTGTGACTGATGCCCCAGAGATGGGTGACCTGCCCAACCCAAGCCTGAGATTTTTACCTCTAAATTAAGGAGCAAGAGTTATTCTCCCTGTCCCTTCATTCCTCATCCCTTTCCCAGCAGAGACCATGGACTCTGAGGGGAGACAGAAACCCCACAAGGAAGCCCCACTCCAGTCTAGTCTAAGGGAAGCTTAGACCATgggtaaaataaacccaagaagaaaaattaaaaataaaaaaacacctcATCCCAGAGAGTCAGGAAGGAGTGAAACACAGGTATCATTCAGGACTTATAGACTGTGAGGGTATCATCATCTTTATTGTTACATGGTTTCCTCTTGTCTCAGTAAGGAGCTGCTCATCAAGACAAAGACCATGACTCAAGTTGCCAATCCATAAGCTTCGCTGAGCAGCTGCCTGCCCCAGGAGAAACACGGGGCTTTAGGGATACTCTTATTCCACTCAAATGGGAATTTACAACCTAGTTGGGCAGGTAAGACAAACAcacctgaaaagcaaaatgaaaattcaagagATGTTTCAAGGCAGTTGCCAATGGATGGTGCAGTGAGTTCTGTGAAGGCAGCCCAGACTCCTGAAGGTAGGAACACACAGAAAAGGCTCCAAGGAAGAGGTCTTGAAAGATGGGTTTGATTCCAGATGCTGGGAGTAGCAGAGATGTGGTCCAGGTAGTGGCAGAAAAGTGAGCAGAGGCTTGGAATCAGGGACCACAAAGTATGTCCTGGGGAACACCCAAGATGTGCCCTGGTGGCCGGATTAGTCTGGTCAGAACTGAGGATATGTTTAGGTGAGAAGCTAAGATGCAAGGCTAGATTGGTGTCTGAGACCCAGGTGTGGATCCTGAAAAGGCACGCAGAGTTTGGTCATCACCTCTGAAGCAGGGAGCCTCTGATTATCTTTGGAGAGATTTGAACTGGAATAGGCTGGAAATGGTAGCTTATGAGAATGGAGGAGAAATACTTCCAGGGCAAGAGGTAGGGATGTCTCAGCCATGCTTTCCTTAAAAATAGGCACCCTTTGCTCAAGTGCAGGCCCCACCTTTCACTCCAACATGGGTGCCTCCTTGGCCTCCACACCACCAGGACCCTGTGGCTCTGGAAACACACCACAAGGTCTACAGCTAGCGCCACTCTTGCCCCAGGTTATAACCAGCTGTTCCACAGCTGGGGGCCTCAGTGTCCAGGTGGCATGGACTGGACTCATGACAGCCTAGATCTCTTATGCATGGATTTGGATTTGGGCCTGAGCATGGGCTAGGACAACGCTGAGGCTCCACACATGGCTCTGGGCTTGGGCAGGGTAATGGAAAAGGAATTGGTTCTGGAAGTGGGCAAGATTCTTGGCGCTCACAGCGCTGGGGACATGGACGTGGCTCTGTAGGCTCACACTGCACTGGGCGAGGACACGGGACTGGACGCGGGGCTGGATGTGGTTCTGAAAGTTGCCGTGGTGGAGGACAAGGACGGAACTCTGGACTTGCACATGGTTCTGGACATGAACACATACGTGGAGCCGGAAGTGGGCATGGGCGTGGAGCCGGAAGTGGGCGTGGGCGTGGTGCCGGAAGTGGGCGTGGGCGTGGAGCCGGAAGTGGGCGTGGAGCCGGAAGTGGACGTGGGCGTGGAGCTGGAAGTGGACATCGCTGCAGGGATGGCTCTGGACACTGGTCCAAACGACGCGGAGGACGGAAGCTTGGGAGTGGGCAAGGCTCCGGGCAGGTGGTTCCCCAGGAGGGTCGTGGGGCACATCTCTCAGAGCAGCGTCTGATGGGAGGAATCTGAACAGCACACTTCTGTGGGGGAACCTGCTTAGGGCAGCAGGGGGAGGAAATCTCTATTCGGCACTTGGGTCCACATCTCTGAGTACAGCCTGAAGTGGGATGCCGAGGACAGCCACTGCTATAGATGGGCTCAGAGCGGCGGGGTGGAGTGCAGTAGTTATAGGAACCTGAAGAGCATCTTGATGGCAGGCAGCTGTTGTAGTAGGGCTCAGATCGTCGTGGCGGGGAGCAGCTGCGGTAAGAAGGCTGCAGCTGGCGAGGAGGGAGGCATCTGCTGGTGCTCCGAGAGCGGCGCTGCGCAGTGAAGCTCCCATAAGTGCCCTGGGTCTGGCATTGGGGTGCACAGGTGCTAAACGATGCCCGGGACTGACGCTGGGGGGCGCAGCTGCTGTAGGAGCCCTGATATTGGCACTGCGTGGAGAATCTTCCCTGAGTCTGGCACACTGAGGGACCTGCTACATAAGTCTTGACAGGCTGAGGAGCTGGACAGGGTACATAGGTCTGGACCGGGTATTCCACATAACAAGTTTCTGTATAACAAACTGGAGCACATTCCACGTAGCAGGGCTGCACAGGGCATGGGGCTTCATATTGCACATGGGAAACCTCAGACTGGCATGGAGCCTGGTACTGAACACAGGAAATTTGAGACTGGCTTGGAGCCTGGCACTTGACCTGGGTGGTCTTAGACTTGCAAGGAGCTTGGCACTTGACCTGCGTGGTCTTAGACTGGCAGTTATCTTGGCACTTCACCTGCGTGGTCTGGGACTGGCATGGAGCCTGGCATTTTACCTGGGAAACTTGAACTGGGCATGGTGCAGGGCACTCCACAATTTGCATCTCACAAGGGACTTGGACCACCACCTGGCTCCCGGCATAGGGGGACTGGGAAGGGTAGAAGGAGGAACCTGTCACACAGCACTGTGGGAGCGGCaggcaacactgaatctgctgCTGGTCACACATGGTTCTGATGGGCAGGTAACCAGAACCTGAGGGTAGAAAGACCAGGGTCAAGAGGGTGAGAGTTGTTGAGGAAGAGGGACCAGGACCAATGAAAAGACACCTGCTTCTTCCCTGGACTTTCTTCCCCTACCCTTGATTTGCATTCAGGAATCCTTACCGAGTTAGCTGGACCCAAGATTAGTCATTGCCCTCAAGAGCTGCCTTGGATCTGCCAAAGGACCCAACCAGAGGGAGCTTCAAAGGAACAGCCAGGATTGCAGGTGGGCACACCAGTGTCCAGCACAAGAGGGCGCTGATGACAAGAGGATTCCGCCACTTCCTCAGATCCTAAGCCGAGGGAGGGAACTCCACAGGAAATAGAGACAAACCATCCTCCCAGAGCTATAGCCCAACGTGGGAACTGCACACACAGGAGCTTGGATATCCTCAAGCATACACAGTGgcagcacatacacacacacgtatgtgtaAACATGCAAAAATGAGCATATGGAACAAGCCCACTGGTACTATCTATGCTCAAAGAAGCATATTATTGGAGAGTAAAGGATCCAGTCAGTTACTGGGCAGCTCAAATCCAACATAAAATGTTTGTTTCTCTCTATTCAAGCTTTTTAGGTGAATTTGCTTAAACAAGCCCTCATGGACATATGCTAAACAAGAACATACCAAGCACACGATCCTTGGAAAGGCTCAGGACCAACCCGATGTTAATCACTGAACTGGGTGGTCTGCTAAACTCATAAATGTTTTACCTCCAGCCCCTCTGAGAGGCAGGCTGTGACTGCCTAACTTGGGGTAACCCAGAAAGTGCTACTTTCCTAAACCATGAGACTGACATTCAGGCACACATAAGGTTCTCCATGTGTTACAAACACCATATGGGGGATCCATACATGCTCTTCACCACCACACTTATCCAGGGAGAAACTGAGGTCAGTCCCCACTCCTCTGACCTCCCCAAATGTGCCTGGTCACCTGTGTGTGACCGGCAGAGCACAGGACCTGATTTAACAATTAGCTCACCCAACAAAACACATCTCCCAACAAAAcacatactgaaatatttctaaTGAGAAGCCAAGCTTTCCATTGTCCATTTGTAGAGAATAAGTATATATGCCCTTAAGGAACCCTCCTTCGCA
It contains:
- the KPRP gene encoding keratinocyte proline-rich protein, yielding MCDQQQIQCCLPLPQCCVTGSSFYPSQSPYAGSQVVVQVPCEMQIVECPAPCPVQVSQVKCQAPCQSQTTQVKCQDNCQSKTTQVKCQAPCKSKTTQVKCQAPSQSQISCVQYQAPCQSEVSHVQYEAPCPVQPCYVECAPVCYTETCYVEYPVQTYVPCPAPQPVKTYVAGPSVCQTQGRFSTQCQYQGSYSSCAPQRQSRASFSTCAPQCQTQGTYGSFTAQRRSRSTSRCLPPRQLQPSYRSCSPPRRSEPYYNSCLPSRCSSGSYNYCTPPRRSEPIYSSGCPRHPTSGCTQRCGPKCRIEISSPCCPKQVPPQKCAVQIPPIRRCSERCAPRPSWGTTCPEPCPLPSFRPPRRLDQCPEPSLQRCPLPAPRPRPLPAPRPLPAPRPRPLPAPRPRPLPAPRPCPLPAPRMCSCPEPCASPEFRPCPPPRQLSEPHPAPRPVPCPRPVQCEPTEPRPCPQRCERQESCPLPEPIPFPLPCPSPEPCVEPQRCPSPCSGPNPNPCIRDLGCHESSPCHLDTEAPSCGTAGYNLGQEWR